A single Pirellulaceae bacterium DNA region contains:
- a CDS encoding arylsulfatase, with product MTSGLRFTIPVDTRKKVVSAIALFILVGLSSVASAQEKKKPNILVIWGDDIGTWNISHNNRGIMGYRTPNIDRIAREGVSFTDYYGQQSCTAGRAAFLNGTVPVRTGMTKVGMSGAPQGWQKTDVTIATVLKAQGYSTGQFGKNHQGDRDEHLPTMHGFDEFIGSLYHLNAEEEPENRDYPRDMQLANGKTFLETFGPRGVLKCKADGRGGQTIENLGPLTKKRMETIDEETLAAAKDFIIRHHEAGKPFFCWWNGTRMHFRTHVKEDHIGISGQDEYGDGMVEHDMHVGELLKLIDELGITDNTIVQYSTDNGPHYNTWPDAGTTPFRSEKNSNWEGAFRVPCFVKWPGKYQAGVTVNGVVSHEDWLPTFAAAAGAPGIKEQLHAGVTLNGRSYKNHIDGYDLSDYLAGKTDQCPRDGFIYVNDGGQVVAIRVGDWKAVYLENRAHQLDVWREPFVHLRLPLLFNLRRDPFEKAQENSNTYHDWMIDRAFVLVPLQALASKFLITMKDYPPSQTPGDWSLDTLEKQIKNMTRGGD from the coding sequence ATGACATCGGGATTACGTTTCACCATTCCTGTCGACACCAGGAAAAAGGTCGTTTCAGCGATCGCGCTGTTTATTTTGGTTGGGCTATCGAGCGTTGCGTCGGCGCAAGAAAAGAAGAAGCCCAATATTCTTGTGATTTGGGGAGACGACATCGGAACCTGGAACATCAGCCACAACAACCGTGGCATAATGGGCTATCGGACTCCGAACATCGATCGCATCGCACGTGAGGGCGTTTCCTTTACTGACTACTACGGACAGCAGTCCTGCACTGCCGGTCGTGCGGCTTTTCTCAATGGTACCGTACCCGTTCGCACGGGGATGACTAAGGTCGGGATGTCGGGTGCTCCACAAGGCTGGCAAAAAACGGATGTGACCATCGCCACTGTTCTCAAGGCACAAGGATATTCCACAGGACAGTTCGGCAAGAACCATCAGGGCGACCGGGACGAACACCTGCCCACAATGCATGGCTTCGACGAGTTCATTGGCAGTCTTTACCATCTCAACGCCGAAGAAGAACCAGAGAACCGCGACTATCCCCGGGATATGCAGCTGGCTAACGGCAAGACGTTTCTTGAAACCTTTGGCCCTCGCGGTGTTCTAAAGTGCAAAGCCGACGGTCGCGGCGGCCAGACAATCGAGAACCTTGGACCGCTAACCAAGAAACGTATGGAAACGATCGACGAGGAAACGTTGGCCGCTGCCAAGGATTTCATTATCCGGCACCATGAAGCGGGAAAGCCGTTCTTCTGCTGGTGGAATGGCACCCGCATGCACTTCCGTACCCACGTGAAGGAGGACCATATTGGAATTTCCGGTCAAGATGAATACGGCGACGGCATGGTCGAGCATGACATGCACGTTGGCGAACTGTTGAAACTAATCGATGAACTAGGCATCACTGATAATACTATTGTCCAGTATTCCACCGACAACGGCCCGCATTACAACACTTGGCCGGATGCTGGCACCACTCCATTTCGCAGCGAGAAAAACTCGAACTGGGAAGGTGCTTTCCGAGTGCCTTGCTTCGTAAAATGGCCCGGCAAATATCAGGCTGGCGTAACCGTCAACGGCGTTGTTTCTCATGAGGACTGGCTGCCAACCTTCGCAGCCGCTGCCGGTGCTCCTGGCATCAAAGAGCAGCTTCATGCGGGAGTTACACTCAATGGCCGCAGTTACAAAAACCACATTGATGGCTACGACCTGAGCGACTATCTTGCGGGCAAAACCGATCAATGCCCGCGCGATGGGTTTATCTATGTCAACGATGGGGGCCAAGTCGTAGCGATTCGCGTGGGCGATTGGAAGGCCGTCTATCTTGAAAATCGGGCTCACCAACTCGATGTATGGCGTGAACCATTTGTTCATCTGCGTCTGCCGTTACTTTTCAATCTGCGACGTGACCCATTCGAGAAGGCCCAGGAAAACTCGAACACCTATCACGACTGGATGATCGATCGCGCTTTCGTGCTCGTTCCGCTTCAGGCACTGGCAAGCAAGTTCTTGATAACAATGAAAGACTATCCGCCCAGCCAGACGCCTGGCGATTGGAGCCTGGATACGCTGGAAAAACAGATCAAGAACATGACCCGCGGTGGCGACTAA
- a CDS encoding outer membrane protein transport protein, whose translation MLFIIRWLTLACALSVWVCDGQRSYAQTFGLELHNNAMPASGGMGGASVSRPQDLQSAIAGNPATLRLFEGTQFSFGGAWADVSYSVTQNSSLPLLGVSPYSATSSTPGGLLGNIGLTRDLDGIGLPATMGLGLITNAGAGVNFRAVPESNGTAAQYLSLDIVPGVAYSLTDRLTIGGSGAIGTSYLDGPFTDFAGMTTAYGFRGTVGANYWLNRKTSIGAHWQSKKNLKFEDAFLLPIVGSARDVAFDHPSNVVFGIANNALMDGRLLLASDIVFKNYSNADALRAIYRDQWCFQFGSQFLLTSKTRLRMGYVYAQNPMKSAQLESIGGVDLPDGVPAVRYVQAQFAAITEHRITCGLGVKDIRPGIDLDLFAGYGFDAQDQFGDTSVNLDGNYWLGFGTTWRFGGRCR comes from the coding sequence ATGTTGTTTATCATTCGTTGGTTGACACTGGCCTGTGCTCTGTCGGTATGGGTCTGCGATGGCCAGCGTTCTTACGCACAAACCTTTGGCCTTGAACTGCACAATAACGCGATGCCGGCGTCTGGTGGCATGGGAGGCGCCAGCGTCAGCCGTCCGCAGGATTTGCAGTCAGCCATTGCGGGAAATCCCGCAACACTGCGGCTCTTCGAGGGTACTCAGTTCTCGTTCGGGGGTGCCTGGGCCGACGTTAGTTACTCGGTCACACAGAATTCGTCTCTTCCACTGCTGGGGGTAAGTCCCTACAGCGCAACATCTTCGACCCCCGGCGGGTTGTTGGGGAATATTGGCCTGACGCGAGACTTAGATGGCATAGGGCTGCCTGCCACCATGGGACTAGGGTTGATCACTAACGCGGGTGCGGGAGTCAACTTTCGCGCTGTCCCCGAATCAAACGGTACGGCCGCACAGTACCTGTCCTTGGACATTGTGCCAGGAGTGGCGTATTCCCTGACCGATCGATTGACCATTGGTGGGTCTGGGGCGATCGGTACTTCCTATTTGGATGGTCCATTCACCGATTTCGCCGGTATGACCACAGCGTATGGCTTTCGAGGTACCGTCGGTGCAAACTATTGGCTCAATCGAAAGACTTCCATTGGGGCACATTGGCAGTCTAAGAAGAATTTGAAGTTTGAGGATGCCTTCCTGCTGCCGATTGTGGGTAGCGCTCGCGATGTTGCTTTCGATCATCCTTCGAACGTTGTTTTCGGCATCGCCAACAACGCACTGATGGATGGACGGTTGCTACTGGCGTCGGATATCGTCTTCAAGAACTACAGCAATGCAGATGCTCTACGAGCCATCTATCGAGACCAATGGTGCTTTCAATTTGGAAGTCAGTTCCTGCTGACGTCCAAGACTCGCCTTCGCATGGGATATGTTTACGCTCAAAACCCGATGAAGTCCGCGCAGCTTGAGTCGATTGGTGGCGTCGATCTTCCTGACGGCGTTCCAGCCGTACGCTACGTTCAAGCTCAGTTCGCGGCGATTACCGAGCACCGGATCACATGCGGACTTGGCGTCAAGGATATACGACCGGGCATTGATTTGGACTTGTTCGCCGGCTACGGATTTGACGCACAAGACCAGTTCGGTGATACAAGCGTCAACTTAGATGGCAATTACTGGTTAGGCTTTGGTACCACCTGGCGATTTGGGGGGAGGTGCCGCTAA